ATTCATGCGCCGATTCGCGATCGATCGGAATGTCGTAACGGTCGCCGATCGCGTCGGTCGCGATCAGCACCCCGCGCTCGACCGGGGTGACCGGCCCCACGCGCGAGCGCGGCGGGCGCACCAGCGTGCGCTCGACCGGCGCGGGGGCACCATCGGCCTGGAGCATCGACACCAACGCCTCGCCGACCTTCAATTCGGTGATCGCGGTTTCGACATCGATCGCGGGGTTGCTCCGGAAGGTCTCGGCCGCCGCGCGCACGCCGCGCTGGTCGCGCGGGGTGAAGGCGCGCAGCGCGTGCTGCACCCGGTTGCCGAGCTGCCCCGCGACGCCCTCGGGAATGTCGATCGGGTTCTGCGTCACGAAATAGACGCCGACGCCCTTCGATCGGATCAGCCGCACCACCTGTTCGACCTTGTCGAGCAGCGCCGCGGGGGCCTCGTCGAACAGCAGATGCGCCTCGTCGAAGAAGAAAACGAGCTTGGGCCGGTCGGGATCGCCGACCTCGGGCAGCGTTTCGAACAATTCGGACAGCAGCCACAGCAGGAAGGTGGCGTAGAGCCGCGGCGAGGCCATCAGCTTGTCGGCGGCGAGGATATTGACGATCCCGCGCCCCTGATCGTCGACGTCCATGAAATCGGCGATGTCGAGCGCGGGCTCGCCAAAGAATTGCTCGGCCCCCTGCCCGCGCAGCTGGAGCAGCTGGCGCTGGATCGCGCCGACGCTCGCCTTGCTGACATTGCCATAGGTCGTCGAGATAGCCGCGGCGCGATCGGCGATGTCGGCGAGCATCGCCTGGAGATCGTCGAGGTCGAGCAGCAACAGCCCCTCCTCGTCGGCGAGGTGGAAGGCGATCGCAAGCACGCCCTCCTGCGTCTCGTTCAGCCCCATCAGCCGCGCGAGCAGCAGCGGCCCCATTTCGGAAATCGTCGCGCGGACGGGATGCCCCTGCTCGCCGAACAGGTCCCAGAACTGCACCGGGGTTTCGGCATAGGCCCAGTCGGTGTCGCCGATCTCCGCGGCGCGCGCGGCGAAGGGGGCGTGGGTCTTGGCTAGCGGCGATCCCGCCATCGCGAGACCCGCAAGGTCACCCTTCACGTCGGAGACGAAGACAGGCACGCCCGCGGCCGAGAAGCCCTCGGCCAGCCCCTGCAGCGTCACGGTCTTGCCGGTGCCGGTGGCGCCCGCGATCAGCCCGTGGCGGTTGGCGCGCTTGAGCACCAGCGATTGCCGCTGCCCGCCGCCGGTGCCGATAAAGAGTTCCGCCATCTGCCTGCTCCCGATTGTCGAGGAGCAGGCATAGGCGAGTGTGCGGCCCGCGTCAGCAGCCCGGGATCAGCGCAGCGCGATCAGTCGATATCGATCGCGATATAGGTGCCAACGGGTGCGCGGGGCACCATGACGTAGAGCAGCACCGATGGGCGGTTGGCACGGCGTGCCGCGGCGATCTGCGCCGCAAAGTCCGCGGCGGTCGTCACCGGGGTGCGGTTGACCGACATGATCACCACGCCGCGGCGAAGCCCCTTGGTCGCGGCATCGCTATTGGGGTCGGTCGCCGCCACGACGACGCCGCGGGTCGAGGCTTCGAAGCCGAGCGTGCGCGCGATCGCCGGGGTGAGCGGCTGGACCGTCACGCCCGCCGGGGCATTTTCCTGCGGCTTGATCATCGCGTCGGGGCCGGTCTGGCCCTCTTCGTCCATCTGGAAGCCGCCCGCGAGATCCTCGTCGCTCGGTCGCGTGCCGACGGTGACGGTCAGCGTCTGGCGACGCCCGTCGCGCAGCACTTCGACCGGAATGCGCGTACCCGGGGGGGTGTTCGAGACGATGAAGCTGAGGTTGTTCTGCGGCGTCACTTCCTGGTTGTTGACGCGCGTCACGACGTCGCCCTGGCGGATGCCAGCGGCGGCGGCGGGCTGGCCGGGTTCGACCGAGCGGATCAGTTCGCCCTTGTTGCGATCGACGCCGAGCGCAGCCGCCAGATCCTCGTCGATCGCCTGCAGGCCGACGCCCAGATAGCCGCGCGTCGGGGTCTTGCCCTTCATCAACGTGTCGACGATCGGCTTGGCCTGTTCGGCGGGAATCGCCAGGCCAATGCCGACATTGCCGCCGGTGGGCGACAATATCTGCGAATTGATGCCGATGACGTTGCCCTGCATGTCGAACATCGGGCCGCCCGAATTGCCGCGGTTGATCGAGGCATCGGTCTGGATGAAGCGATCGAACGCCGCCTGCTGGCCGGGGTTGCCCGTGACGCGGTTGACTGCCGAGATGATCCCCGCGGTCACCGAACCGCCGAGCCCGAACGGGTTGCCGATCGCGATCACCCAGTCGCCGACGCGCGCCTGCTGCGAATTGCCGAAGCGGACGAAGGGCAGGTTGCGCCCCTCGATCTTGAGCACCGCAAGGTCCGACGCGGCATCGCGGCCGACGACGCGGGCTTCATATTCCTTCTGGTCGGCGAGCGTCACGGTGACCGATTCGACCGTCGCATTGGGCGCGCCTGGAGCGATCACGTGGTTGTTGGTGACGACATAGCCGTCGGCCGAGATCAGGAACCCCGATCCGAGCGACGATCCCTCGCGCGGACGCCCGCCGCCGCCCTGCTGGTTGTTGAAGAACTGCTCGAACGGCGTGCCGGCGAACGGATTGGGGGTGTTGGCGGCGGTGATCCGCTGCTTGGTCGAGATGTTGACGACGGCGGGCTGGAGCTTGGCGACCATGTCGGCAAAGCTCATCGGCGCGCCCATGCGCGGCGCGCTGGCGTTGATCGCGCCGGGCTCGTTCTGCGCGGTCTGCGCCGAGATGGCGCTTGGCTGGACTGCCAGGGTGACAGCGGTGCCGCCCAGCAGCAGGGCGGAAGTGATGGCGTAGGCGTAACGCACTCGTCGTTTCCTCTCAAGATACGGTGTGGCGCCTGGATGCGACACCGTTGCTGAACTGCGATTGAATATGAACAAACCGTCAGTGACGGTCGTCCGTTCCCCTTTGCGGTCCCCGTATCATATCGGCATCAATTACCCTGGCCCTGAAATTGGTTCAGATAGTCGTTGGTGCGTGGCGACAGGATGATCGAGGTGCCACCGCGCTTTTCGTCGCCGTCGGCACCGAAGCTGTAGCGATAGGACTGCATCGCGCGATAGAAATCATAGAATTGCGCGTCCTTGTTGAAGCTTTCGGCATAGACGCGGGCCGCCTGTGCATCGGCGTCGGCGCGGATGATCTGCGCCTGGCGCATTCCCTGCGCCTCGATCGTCAGGGCTTCCTGGCGGCGTGCGGTGCCCATCCGGCGCAGCGCCGATTCGAGCGGGGTGCCGGTGGGCAGATCGGCATGGCGGATGCGGACGTCGACGATCTCGACGCCATACTGCCGCGCGACCCGGTCGAGCCCCGCCTGGATATTGTCCATCACCTGGCCGCGCTCGGGGCTGAGCAGGGCCGCGAACTCGCGCTTGCCGAGCTCGTTGCGCAGCGCCGAGCCGAGGATCGGGCGGAGCTGGTCGGCAACGCGCGCTTCGGAGCCTGCGGTGACGACCATCTGCAGCGGATTGACGACTCGGAAGCGGGCAAAGGCATCGACCTGCAGCCGCAGCTGGTCGGTCGAAAGCACCGGCTGGTTGTCGAGCTCGATGTCGAGCACGCGCTTGTCGACCCAAACGACGCGGTCGATGAACGGGATCTTCGCGATCAACCCCGCGCCGGTGTTGCCGAACGCCTGGTTGGGACGCCAGGCGTTGACCGTGCCGATCGGCTGCTGGAAGCGCAGGATCACCGCCTGCTTGGTTTCGGGGACCACCACCAGCGTGTTCGCCAGCAGCACGACCAGCGCGAGCAACAGGATGCCGATCGCCATCGGATTGCGAAAGAGGCTGGCGTTCACGGCTGGGTTCCCTGGGTTGCGGCGGCTGGCGCGTCGGGGGCCTGCGGCACGACTTGCGCGGTCGGCGTCCGCCGTCCGGCGGCGTCGGGCAGCGGCAGATATGGGGTGACGCCCGGCGCTTCGACGATCGTCTTGTTCGAATTGGCGAGCACCGCTTCCATCGTCTCGTAATAGAGACGGCGGCGGGTCACTTCGGGCGCCTGGCGATATTGCTCGTAGATCTTGTCGAAGCTGGCAGCTTCACCCTGCGCGCGCGCCAGGATCTGCTGCGCATAGGCGCGTGCCTGGTTGATGTCGGCCTGCGCCTTTTGCTGCGCGGCGCTCACCGCCTTGAAGTCCTCGTCGACCGCCTGCGGCGCAACCGCCTGCTTGATCGCCACGCCCTGGACACGGATTCCCGAGCCATATTGGTCGAGGATCGTCTGCATCCGGATCGCGACTTCGGCCTCGATCGAGGTCCGCCCAGCGCCGATCGCCTGGTCGAGCGTGGTGCCGGCCACCGCTTCGCGCATCGCGCTTTCGGCGACCGCGCGCACGGTATCGCGCGGGCTGGCTAGTTCGAAGACGAAATCCTCGGCATTCTTGACGTCCCAGCGCACCGAATAGGCCAGGTCGATGATGTTCTGGTCACCGGTCAGCACCAGATTCTCGGTGCTCGCCTGCGGGAAGTCGTCGGTACGGATTTCCTGCACGTCCACCTTCTGCACAGTGGCGAAGGGGGCGGGCAGCGTCAGGTTGATGCCGGGGGACAAGGTAGTCGAATAGCGACCGAACAGCGAGACGACGCCGCGTTCCTGCGGGCCGATCGGATGGATCGAGGTGAAGGCGATCCAGAGCAGCACCAGCAGCCCGAGCCCGAGGAACCAGATCGAGCGCCCGCCGGGTACCTGGAAATTGCCGCCGCCGAAGCCGCCGCCGCCTCCCCCGCCGCCACGCTTGGCGCGTTTGAGGAACTCGTCGAGCGAGGTCGCGGTGCCGGGCTTGGCGCGCCGCCCCTCGGGCGGGAACGCCCAGGGGTTGCGCGGGCCGCCGCTGTCGCCGCCGCCTCCCGATCCGTTACCACCCGCTCCGCCGCCGCCCCAGGGGCCTTTCGGATTGTCGTTACGAAGCACGCCAGCGCGTGCGATCCACCCGTTTAGGTTCCACATGCAATCTTTATAAGGCGGCGCGCGGCGAATTACAGTGCCGTGTGCCGTTTGTAGGTATAGATCGCGCGGCATGACTCTTCAGGCCGCCATCGAAGCCCTTCTCGCCCCGCTCGCTGCGGGCCGCGCCACCGTCCGCACCGACGGGCCGCGCGCCAATGTGATCCTAGACGTCAGCGGGCTGTCGACCAGCGCGCGCGACGCGCTTGCCGCCGAGGTCGAAGCCGCGACGGCTTCGGTGCCGGGGGTCGACGCGGTGCGGATCGCGCAGACCAGCCAGCGCACCCGCCGCCGGCTGATCGCGGTCGCCAGCGGCAAGGGCGGCGTCGGCAAATCGACCATCTCGACCAATCTGGCGATCGCGCTGGCGGCGCGCGGCCGGTCGGTGGGGATGATCGACGCCGATATCTATGGCCCGTCGCAGCCGACCTTGCTTGGCGTCGTGGGCACCAAGCCCCAAGCGCGCGACAACAAGCTGGTGCCGGTGCCCACCGCTTATGGCGTGCCCGTGCTGTCGGTCGGGCAGCTGGTCGCTCCTGAAAAGGCGCTCGCCTGGCGCGGGCCGATGGCGACCAACGCGCTGACCCAGCTCGTCGATGGCGCGTGGGAGACCGATCTTCTGGTGGTCGACATGCCGCCGGGCACCGGCGACGTGCAATTGACGATGATCCAGAAGCACAAGCCCGAGGGGGTGGTGATCGTATCGACCCCGCAGGATCTGGCGCTGATCGACGCGCGGCGCGCGATCGACCTGTTCGGCCAGACCGGGGTGCCGGTGATCGGCATCGTCGAGAATATGGCAGGCTATGCCTGCCCGCACTGCGGCGAGGTTTCGGACCCGTTCGGGTCGGGCGGCGCCGAGGCGGCGGCAGCGGCGCTCGGCGTGCCGTTCCTCGGGCGAATCCCGCTGGCGATCGCGATCCGCAGCGCATCGGACGCTGGCGAGCCGCCGGCGGCGGGGAACGGCCCCGAGGGCGCCGCGTTCCATGAGCTTGCCGCGCGCGTCGATGCGTGGCTCGACCGAAAGGACTAAGCGATGCCGCTGAACCGCGACGAGGATATCAAGGCGCTGCTGGAAAGCGCGCGCACCATCGCGCTGGTCGGCGCATCGGACCGCCCCGATCGCGCGTCGAACCAGGTGATGGCGGCGCTCCAGCGCCACGGCTATCGTGTCATCCCGGTCAATCCGCAGATCACCGGGGAACATATCCATGGCGAGTTCGTGTTCCGCGAGCTGGGCCAACTGGGCGACCCGATCGATATCGTCGATATCTTCCGCAAGTCTGCCGATGCCGGCGGCGTGGTCGACGAGGCGATCGCGATCGGCGCGAAGGCGGTGTGGATGCAGCTCGGGGTGGTCGACGATGCCGCAGCGGCGCGCGCCGAGGCCGCGGGGCTGCAGGTGGTGATGGACCGCTGCCCCAAGATCGAGATTGCGCGGTTGGGGGTTAGCCCGGTCGGTTAAACCTCCGTTCGCCCTCCCCTACCACCGTTAGCCCTGAGCCTGTCGAAGGGCCGTCCTTTCTAAACACGGTCAGCGCAAGAAGGACGGTGCTTCGACAAGCTCAGCACGAACGGGGATGGGGAAGCCCCCGCCCCCGTAGTCACATCATAAGCTAGTCGCGCAGCAGTTCGTTGATGCTGGTCTTGCTCCGCGTCCGCTCGTCGACCTGCTTGATGATCACCG
The genomic region above belongs to Sphingomonas qomolangmaensis and contains:
- the hflC gene encoding protease modulator HflC; translated protein: MAIGILLLALVVLLANTLVVVPETKQAVILRFQQPIGTVNAWRPNQAFGNTGAGLIAKIPFIDRVVWVDKRVLDIELDNQPVLSTDQLRLQVDAFARFRVVNPLQMVVTAGSEARVADQLRPILGSALRNELGKREFAALLSPERGQVMDNIQAGLDRVARQYGVEIVDVRIRHADLPTGTPLESALRRMGTARRQEALTIEAQGMRQAQIIRADADAQAARVYAESFNKDAQFYDFYRAMQSYRYSFGADGDEKRGGTSIILSPRTNDYLNQFQGQGN
- the hflK gene encoding protease modulator HflK translates to MWNLNGWIARAGVLRNDNPKGPWGGGGAGGNGSGGGGDSGGPRNPWAFPPEGRRAKPGTATSLDEFLKRAKRGGGGGGGGFGGGNFQVPGGRSIWFLGLGLLVLLWIAFTSIHPIGPQERGVVSLFGRYSTTLSPGINLTLPAPFATVQKVDVQEIRTDDFPQASTENLVLTGDQNIIDLAYSVRWDVKNAEDFVFELASPRDTVRAVAESAMREAVAGTTLDQAIGAGRTSIEAEVAIRMQTILDQYGSGIRVQGVAIKQAVAPQAVDEDFKAVSAAQQKAQADINQARAYAQQILARAQGEAASFDKIYEQYRQAPEVTRRRLYYETMEAVLANSNKTIVEAPGVTPYLPLPDAAGRRTPTAQVVPQAPDAPAAATQGTQP
- a CDS encoding Mrp/NBP35 family ATP-binding protein, producing MTLQAAIEALLAPLAAGRATVRTDGPRANVILDVSGLSTSARDALAAEVEAATASVPGVDAVRIAQTSQRTRRRLIAVASGKGGVGKSTISTNLAIALAARGRSVGMIDADIYGPSQPTLLGVVGTKPQARDNKLVPVPTAYGVPVLSVGQLVAPEKALAWRGPMATNALTQLVDGAWETDLLVVDMPPGTGDVQLTMIQKHKPEGVVIVSTPQDLALIDARRAIDLFGQTGVPVIGIVENMAGYACPHCGEVSDPFGSGGAEAAAAALGVPFLGRIPLAIAIRSASDAGEPPAAGNGPEGAAFHELAARVDAWLDRKD
- a CDS encoding CoA-binding protein, with the protein product MPLNRDEDIKALLESARTIALVGASDRPDRASNQVMAALQRHGYRVIPVNPQITGEHIHGEFVFRELGQLGDPIDIVDIFRKSADAGGVVDEAIAIGAKAVWMQLGVVDDAAAARAEAAGLQVVMDRCPKIEIARLGVSPVG
- a CDS encoding Do family serine endopeptidase, giving the protein MRYAYAITSALLLGGTAVTLAVQPSAISAQTAQNEPGAINASAPRMGAPMSFADMVAKLQPAVVNISTKQRITAANTPNPFAGTPFEQFFNNQQGGGGRPREGSSLGSGFLISADGYVVTNNHVIAPGAPNATVESVTVTLADQKEYEARVVGRDAASDLAVLKIEGRNLPFVRFGNSQQARVGDWVIAIGNPFGLGGSVTAGIISAVNRVTGNPGQQAAFDRFIQTDASINRGNSGGPMFDMQGNVIGINSQILSPTGGNVGIGLAIPAEQAKPIVDTLMKGKTPTRGYLGVGLQAIDEDLAAALGVDRNKGELIRSVEPGQPAAAAGIRQGDVVTRVNNQEVTPQNNLSFIVSNTPPGTRIPVEVLRDGRRQTLTVTVGTRPSDEDLAGGFQMDEEGQTGPDAMIKPQENAPAGVTVQPLTPAIARTLGFEASTRGVVVAATDPNSDAATKGLRRGVVIMSVNRTPVTTAADFAAQIAAARRANRPSVLLYVMVPRAPVGTYIAIDID
- a CDS encoding helicase HerA-like domain-containing protein gives rise to the protein MAELFIGTGGGQRQSLVLKRANRHGLIAGATGTGKTVTLQGLAEGFSAAGVPVFVSDVKGDLAGLAMAGSPLAKTHAPFAARAAEIGDTDWAYAETPVQFWDLFGEQGHPVRATISEMGPLLLARLMGLNETQEGVLAIAFHLADEEGLLLLDLDDLQAMLADIADRAAAISTTYGNVSKASVGAIQRQLLQLRGQGAEQFFGEPALDIADFMDVDDQGRGIVNILAADKLMASPRLYATFLLWLLSELFETLPEVGDPDRPKLVFFFDEAHLLFDEAPAALLDKVEQVVRLIRSKGVGVYFVTQNPIDIPEGVAGQLGNRVQHALRAFTPRDQRGVRAAAETFRSNPAIDVETAITELKVGEALVSMLQADGAPAPVERTLVRPPRSRVGPVTPVERGVLIATDAIGDRYDIPIDRESAHELLGAKRAEAEAAAAEAQADAADAKADAHAAREQARAAKQAERERLAAQREADRAAREQARAEAASPWNRAVTSATRSASSTVGRTVASEVTKAVFGSKRGAGGLGAKILRGVLGGMFRG